A genomic segment from Cyanobium sp. NIES-981 encodes:
- a CDS encoding leucine zipper domain-containing protein has translation MHSHPNARLTPISRERLIRRHLNEGVPLKALAAQAGISLRSAYKWLARFRDGGVTALADRRSVRRTQRRTLDPQQLQQAVDLRHQRCTLRRIARAVKAPLSTVGRVMNALGLGRLRNLEPKVPVRRYQWERPGDMIHVDTKLTWTPGIGPG, from the coding sequence ATGCATAGCCACCCCAATGCCCGACTGACGCCGATCAGTCGGGAACGCCTGATTCGTCGGCACCTCAATGAGGGCGTGCCGCTCAAGGCCCTTGCGGCACAAGCCGGGATCAGCCTGCGCAGCGCCTACAAGTGGCTGGCGCGTTTCCGTGATGGCGGCGTAACGGCACTGGCGGATCGACGGAGTGTTCGCCGCACCCAGCGGCGGACGCTCGATCCGCAGCAACTGCAGCAGGCTGTGGATCTACGGCACCAGCGCTGCACTCTCCGGCGCATCGCCAGGGCCGTCAAGGCGCCCCTCTCGACCGTCGGACGTGTGATGAATGCCCTGGGGCTGGGACGGCTCAGAAATCTTGAACCCAAGGTTCCAGTTCGCCGCTACCAGTGGGAGCGGCCTGGCGACATGATCCATGTCGACACCAAACTGACGTGGACCCCGGGAATTGGTCCAGGGTGA
- a CDS encoding IS3 family transposase (programmed frameshift) → MKRTRHTAEQIIRKLKTADQLIAQGKTVADVCRVIEVTQPTYHRWKQQYGGMQAEEARRLTQLEKENARLKKLLAEAELEKAMLKDLGGGKLLSPERRRRAVTVLQERYRASERQACRVVGQHRSTQRHCGKVVDLEETKLRHRLREIAAEHIRWGRRMAYRLLRREGWTVNHKRVQRLWREEGLQRPTPRKRKRARPADGSVRRHRAQHPHQVWAMDFQFDATADGRRLKFLNVIDEHSRLCLAIRVGRRCKAKDVVTVLEELTSLYPAPAFIRSDNGPEFIAQALRDWCETNTTTSTAYIEPGSPWENGFAESFNGRFRDEFLNTELFTTAPEAQILADRWRWEYNTLRPHSALQGRTPMEAAQQGAAA, encoded by the exons ATGAAACGCACCAGGCACACAGCGGAGCAGATCATCCGCAAGCTCAAGACCGCCGACCAGCTGATTGCCCAGGGCAAGACCGTCGCCGATGTCTGCCGCGTCATCGAGGTGACACAGCCGACGTATCACCGCTGGAAGCAGCAGTACGGCGGGATGCAGGCCGAGGAGGCCCGCCGGCTGACGCAGCTGGAGAAGGAGAACGCCCGGCTCAAGAAGTTGTTGGCAGAAGCCGAGTTGGAGAAGGCGATGCTCAAGGACCTTG GCGGAGGGAAACTTCTGAGCCCGGAACGCCGTCGCAGGGCCGTCACGGTCCTGCAGGAGCGTTACCGGGCATCAGAGCGCCAGGCCTGCCGTGTTGTGGGGCAGCACCGCAGCACCCAGCGCCATTGCGGGAAGGTCGTCGACCTGGAGGAGACCAAGCTTCGGCACCGCCTGAGGGAGATTGCAGCTGAGCACATCCGCTGGGGCCGCCGCATGGCCTACCGCCTGCTGCGTCGGGAGGGCTGGACCGTGAACCACAAGCGGGTGCAACGGCTCTGGCGGGAGGAGGGGCTGCAGCGGCCCACTCCCAGGAAGCGGAAGCGGGCACGGCCCGCCGACGGCTCGGTGAGGCGTCACCGGGCCCAGCATCCCCACCAGGTGTGGGCCATGGATTTCCAGTTCGATGCCACCGCCGATGGCCGCAGACTCAAGTTCCTGAACGTGATCGACGAGCACAGCCGCCTCTGCCTGGCGATCCGGGTGGGCAGGCGGTGCAAGGCCAAAGACGTGGTGACTGTGCTGGAGGAACTCACCAGCCTCTACCCGGCGCCAGCGTTCATCCGATCGGACAACGGCCCTGAGTTCATTGCCCAGGCTCTACGGGACTGGTGTGAGACCAATACCACCACCAGCACGGCCTACATCGAGCCAGGATCCCCGTGGGAGAACGGTTTTGCCGAGTCGTTCAACGGCCGGTTCCGGGATGAGTTCCTCAACACCGAGTTGTTCACCACAGCCCCGGAGGCTCAGATCCTGGCCGATCGCTGGCGATGGGAGTACAACACGCTCAGGCCACACTCGGCCCTCCAAGGGCGTACGCCCATGGAGGCAGCTCAACAAGGAGCTGCAGCATGA
- a CDS encoding IS5 family transposase, with product MRGQQERTGSLFSYVSIEERIPAGHPLRRIRKLADQALDRLNPTFCHLYASEGRPSIPPEQLLLASLLQAFYGIRSERLLLEQLDYNLLFRWFVGLSPDDPIWHPTTFTKNRERLLNEQLMGRFLEKLMAAPEVKPLLSNEHFSVDGTLLQAWASHASLERIDGEDDPPPPPSGPGEGFGAAKDGRKRAKGDFRGVRLSNKTHRSGTDPDALLARKSNVHPALPSYRGHVLMDNRHALVVDCRVTQADGYGERDAAKEMAADLPGHHQKTIGADKNYDTHGFVAEMRRIGVTPHVAQNAGRSGGSAIDGRTTRHEGYAKSIHARRGIEKVFGWIKQFGGLRQFKLRGQANVSAMFGLHVIAYNLIRLSNLLRPVEAMA from the coding sequence ATGCGTGGTCAGCAGGAGCGCACAGGCTCACTGTTCTCCTACGTCTCGATCGAGGAGCGGATTCCGGCCGGCCATCCGCTGCGGCGGATTCGCAAGCTGGCGGATCAGGCTCTCGATCGCCTCAATCCCACCTTCTGCCATCTCTATGCCTCAGAAGGCAGGCCATCGATACCGCCTGAGCAATTGCTGCTGGCCTCACTGCTGCAGGCGTTCTACGGGATCCGTTCGGAGCGCCTGCTGCTGGAGCAGCTCGACTACAACCTGCTGTTCCGCTGGTTTGTGGGCTTGAGTCCTGACGATCCGATCTGGCATCCGACCACGTTCACCAAGAATCGTGAGCGGCTGCTCAACGAGCAGTTGATGGGCCGGTTCCTGGAGAAGCTGATGGCGGCACCGGAGGTGAAACCGCTGCTCAGCAATGAACACTTCTCCGTCGATGGCACCCTGCTCCAAGCCTGGGCCTCACATGCCTCCCTGGAGCGAATCGACGGAGAGGATGACCCGCCGCCTCCGCCATCAGGCCCTGGCGAGGGATTCGGGGCGGCCAAGGATGGCAGGAAGCGGGCCAAGGGCGACTTCCGCGGGGTGCGTCTCAGCAACAAGACCCATCGCTCCGGCACGGATCCCGACGCTCTTCTGGCCCGCAAGTCGAATGTTCACCCGGCCCTGCCCAGCTACCGGGGGCATGTGCTCATGGACAACCGCCATGCCCTGGTGGTGGATTGCCGGGTGACCCAGGCTGACGGCTACGGCGAACGGGATGCGGCCAAGGAGATGGCCGCCGATCTCCCCGGGCACCACCAGAAAACCATCGGTGCTGACAAGAACTACGACACCCATGGATTCGTCGCAGAGATGCGACGGATCGGCGTTACCCCGCATGTCGCCCAGAACGCAGGACGCTCCGGCGGCTCCGCCATCGATGGCCGCACCACTCGCCATGAGGGCTATGCCAAGTCGATCCATGCACGCCGCGGCATCGAGAAGGTTTTCGGCTGGATCAAGCAGTTCGGCGGCCTGCGCCAGTTCAAGCTGCGCGGCCAGGCCAATGTCAGTGCCATGTTCGGACTGCATGTGATCGCCTACAACCTGATCCGCCTGAGCAACCTGCTCAGGCCTGTGGAGGCGATGGCATGA